The following coding sequences are from one Panicum hallii strain FIL2 chromosome 5, PHallii_v3.1, whole genome shotgun sequence window:
- the LOC112892022 gene encoding uncharacterized protein LOC112892022 — translation MQELFRNSNADGSLAMDAANCMNDTQDDEDNDLNDDICNDFSNYAQPQDDLGDDSDTLPSPTNEQTSFLSQTADGSSSSFGMKRPRAEGKPAKRDVRPKSRLSKIGDTIATTLVTLQQELKKPAPAPPHMPNCDAILWQRLENMTLTTNQKLMVGTFLAHKDQKGMRGFLSGSAEMTFQSWVFKFLSDSGL, via the coding sequence ATGCAAGAATTGTTCCGTAACAGCAATGCAGACGGTTCTCTTGCTATGGATGCCGCTAATTGCATGAATGACACACAAGATGATGAAGACAATGACTTGAATGATGACATATGCAATGACTTTTCAAATTATGCTCAACCTCAAGATGATCTAGGTGATGATTCTGACACTTTGCCTTCTCCTACAAATGAGCAAACTAGCTTTTTATCCCAAACTGCCGATGGTAGTTCATCTAGCTTTGGAATGAAGCGTCCTAGAGCTGAGGGTAAACCAGCCAAGAGAGATGTGAGACCGAAAAGTCGGTTGTCAAAAATAGGGGATACGATTGCAACTACTTTGGTGACCCTTCAACAAGAACTCAAGAAGCCGGCACCGGCTCCACCACATATGCCTAATTGTGATGCTATCTTGTGGCAAAGGCTTGAAAATATGACATTAACTACCAATCAAAAGCTGATGGTGGGAACTTTTCTAGCACATAAGGATCAAAAGGGTATGCGTGGTTTTCTATCCGGTTCAGCTGAGATGACATTTCAATCATGGGTATTCAAATTTCTCAGTGATTCGGGGCTGTAA